A single genomic interval of Bos javanicus breed banteng chromosome 8, ARS-OSU_banteng_1.0, whole genome shotgun sequence harbors:
- the FAM219A gene encoding protein FAM219A isoform X3, which translates to MMEEIDRFQDPAAASISDGDCDAREGESVAMNYKPSPLQVKLEKQRELARKGSLKNGSMGSPVNQQPKKNNVMARTRLVVPNKGYSSLDQSPDEKPLVALDTDSDDDFDMSRYSSSGYSSAEQINQDLNIQLLKDGYRLDEIPDDEDLDLIPPKSVNPTCMCCQATSSTACHIQ; encoded by the exons GACCCAGCCGCCGCCTCCATCTCAGACGGAGACTGTGACGCCCGGGAGGGTGAGTCAGTAGCCATGAATTACAAACCATCCCCGCTCCAAGTGAAGCTGG AGAAGCAGCGGGAGCTGGCCCGGAAGGGCTCCCTGAAGAATGGCAGCATGGGTAGCCCTGTCAACCAGCAACCCAAGAAGAACAATGTCATGGCCCGGACAAG GCTGGTTGTCCCAAATAAAGGCTACTCCTCGCTTGACCAGAGCCCGGATGAGAAACCACTGGTAGCCCTTGACACGGACAG TGATGATGACTTTGACATGTCCAGATACTCCTCCTCTGGCTACTCCTCTGCTGAG CAGATCAACCAAGATTTGAACATCCAGCTGCTGAAGGATGGCTACCGGTTAGATGAAATCCCCGACGACGAGGACCTGGACCTCATTCCCCCCAAGTCCGTGAACCCCACCTGCATGTGCTGCCAGGCCACGTCCTCCACCGCCTGCCACATCCAGTAG
- the FAM219A gene encoding protein FAM219A isoform X6, with amino-acid sequence MMEEIDRFQDPAAASISDGDCDAREEKQRELARKGSLKNGSMGSPVNQQPKKNNVMARTRLVVPNKGYSSLDQSPDEKPLVALDTDSDDDFDMSRYSSSGYSSAEQINQDLNIQLLKDGYRLDEIPDDEDLDLIPPKSVNPTCMCCQATSSTACHIQ; translated from the exons GACCCAGCCGCCGCCTCCATCTCAGACGGAGACTGTGACGCCCGGGAGG AGAAGCAGCGGGAGCTGGCCCGGAAGGGCTCCCTGAAGAATGGCAGCATGGGTAGCCCTGTCAACCAGCAACCCAAGAAGAACAATGTCATGGCCCGGACAAG GCTGGTTGTCCCAAATAAAGGCTACTCCTCGCTTGACCAGAGCCCGGATGAGAAACCACTGGTAGCCCTTGACACGGACAG TGATGATGACTTTGACATGTCCAGATACTCCTCCTCTGGCTACTCCTCTGCTGAG CAGATCAACCAAGATTTGAACATCCAGCTGCTGAAGGATGGCTACCGGTTAGATGAAATCCCCGACGACGAGGACCTGGACCTCATTCCCCCCAAGTCCGTGAACCCCACCTGCATGTGCTGCCAGGCCACGTCCTCCACCGCCTGCCACATCCAGTAG